Proteins encoded within one genomic window of Sebastes fasciatus isolate fSebFas1 chromosome 18, fSebFas1.pri, whole genome shotgun sequence:
- the flvcr1 gene encoding choline/ethanolamine transporter FLVCR1 encodes MVAGELVQEHLRADTSPGRAPNDDINDINDITVCRKSPELLDGAAADTELQLQPDEREKMLPNGAGGGGGGGGEDEEEEKHRVPALQTQLYRRRFAVLAVFSLYSLVNAFQWIQYSIITHVFTRYYRVTNDKVDWLSMVYMVTYIPLIFPATWLLDRRGLRLTALLGSGLNCAGAWLKCVSVSPERFGVTVTAQVVCSVAQVFILGLPSRVASVWFGPREVSTACATAVLGNQLGTAIGFLLPPVLVPTTDDDELTGHNISIMFYGTAAVSTALFLLAVIVIKDRPLLPPSHAQAVLPACPPEDYSYRRSIMNLIKNKAFVLLLVSYGIMTGSFYSVSTLLNQMIMACYQNQEMNAGRIGLTLVVAGMVGSILCGLWLDHTKTYKMTTLIVYIMSFLGMLVFTFTLNLNNIILVFFTAGSLGFFMTGYLPLGFEFGVEITYPESEGTSSGLLNAFAQLFGIIFTLIQGKLTTDYSALAGNLFLCAWIFVGILLTALIKSELKRHNVNMGADSSRLQALHSECPGDCPSEKKTNGVKLEPSISFSRETSL; translated from the exons ATGGTCGCCGGAGAGCTCGTGCAGGAGCATCTGCGCGCGGATACCTCACCTGGGCGCGCACCTAACGACGACATCAACGACATCAACGACATCACGGTCTGCAGGAAGAGCCCCGAGCTGCTGGACGGAGCAGCAGCGGACAccgagctgcagctgcagccggatgagagagagaagatgctGCCCAACGgagccggaggaggaggaggaggaggaggagaggatgaagaggaggagaagcacCGGGTACCGGCGCTGCAGACCCAGCTGTACCGGCGCCGGTTCGCCGTGCTGGCCGTGTTCAGCCTGTACTCTCTGGTGAACGCCTTCCAGTGGATCCAA TACAGCATCATCACGCACGTGTTCACGCGGTACTACAGGGTGACCAACGACAAGGTGGACTGGCTGTCCATGGTCTACATGGTGACCTACATCCCGCTCATCTTCCCGGCCACCTGGCTGCTGGACCGGAGGGGTCTGCGGCTCACCGCCCTGCTGGGCTCCGGGCTCAACTGCGCCGGCGCGTGGCTGAAGTGCGTCAGCGTGAGTCCGGAGCGGTTCGGCGTCACCGTGACCGCCCAGGTGGTCTGCTCCGTGGCGCAGGTCTTCATCCTCGGCCTGCCGTCCCGGGTCGCCTCGGTGTGGTTCGGACCCAGGGAGGTCTCCACCGCCTGCGCCACGGCCGTGCTGGGGAACCAG TTGGGGACAGCCATCGGCTTCCTGTTGCCTCCAGTGTTGGTCCCCACCACCGACGACGATGAACTGACGGGTCACAACATCAGCATCATGTTCTACGGCACCGCCGCCGTCTCCACGGCGCTCTTCCTCCTCGCCGTTatag TGATAAAGGACAGgcctctccttcctcccagTCACGCCCAGGCCGTCCTCCCGGCCTGTCCTCCTGAGGACTACTCCTACAGACGGTCCATCATGAACCTGATAAAGAACAAAgccttcgtcctcctcctcgtcagCTACG GTATAATGACGGGTTCCTTCTACTCCGTCTCAACTCTTCTCAACCAGATGATCATGGCCTGCTACCAG AACCAGGAGATGAATGCCGGGAGGATCGGTTTGACTCTGGTTGTTGCTGGGATGGTCGGCTCCATCCTCTGTGGCCTCTGGTTGGACCACACCAAGACGTACAA GATGACGACTCTCATCGTCTACATCATGTCGTTTCTGGGCATGCTGGTCTTCACCTTCACTCTGAACCTCAACAACATCATCCTGGTCTTCTTCACGGCTGGATCCCTGGG GTTCTTCATGACGGGTTACCTGCCGCTGGGCTTCGAGTTCGGAGTGGAGATCACCTACCCGGAGTCTGAGGGGACGTCGTCAGGACTCCTCAACGCTTTCGCTCAG ctgtttGGGATCATCTTCACTCTGATTCAGGGTAAACTGACTACGGACTACAGTGCACTGGCTGGGAATCTCTTCCTCTGCGCCTGGATCTTCGTGGGAATCCTGCTCACTG CCTTAATTAAGTCCGAACTGAAAAGACACAACGTGAACATGGGAGCAGACAGCAGCCGCCTGCAAGCA CTTCACAGCGAGTGTCCCGGTGACTGCCcttcagaaaagaaaaccaACGGCGTCAAGCTGGAGCCGTCGATCAGCTTCTCCCGTGAGACCTCGCTGTGA